The DNA sequence GACTGATCGAACGCGGCGACCCGGCGTTACGCGCCCACCGTGCCGTCGATGCCCTCGCGCAGGAAGTCGGCGTGTCCGTTGTGCCGGGCGTATTCGTGGATCAGGTGGAGCATGACCAGGCGCAGCGACACGTCCTCGCCCCACCGCTCGTGGTGACCGGTGACGTCGAGCGACTCGGCCTCCCGCTCGATGCGCCGCGCGTGCTCGACCTCGGCCTGCCAGGCCTCGAACGCCTCGGACCCGGTCGCGGTGGAGGCGTCGTAGGCCACCTGGAAGTCGCCGTCGGGCGACCACACCAGCGGGACGTCCTCGTGGGCGATCACCCGGCGGAACCAGGTGCGCTCCACCTCGGCCATGTGCCTGACCAGGCCGAGCAGGGTCAGCGTGGACGGCGGCATGGAACGGCGGCGCAGTTCCTCGGTGGACAGGCCGTCGCACTTCAGCGCCAGGGTGGCGCGGTGGTGGTCCAGGAACGCGCGCAGCGTCTCGCGCTCGCCGCCGCGCAGCGGTGGGCCGACCCGTTCGGTGGTCATGTCCGCCATCCTGTCCGGCGGGCTAGGGTCGGGTGCCATGGACCCCCGCGTGCCCCGGTACGGGAGCGGATCGCTCGCCGATGTCGTGCCGTCGTTGCTGGCCGGGATGGGTGTGCCCGGGATGGTGGACGTGCTCGGCGTCTCCGGCCCGTCACGGGTGTGCGTGCTGCTGGTGGACGGCCTCGGGTGGGGGCTGTTGCGGGAGCACGCGGCGGACGCGCCGTTCCTGGCGTCGCTGGCCGGGTCGGCGATCACGGCCGGGTTCCCGTCGACGACGGCGACGAGCCTGGCCGCGCTGGGCACCGGGCTGCCGACCGGGGAGCACGGCCTGGTCGGGTACTCGTTCGCCGACGGCGGCGAGGTGGTGAACGCGTTGCGCTGGTCGCGGTACGGGTCGGCCGCGCACGTGGACCTGCGGGACGTGCTGGTGCCGGAGGAGGTGCAGCCGCGGCGGACGGCGTTCGAGGTGGCGGCCGACGCGGGGGTGGCGGTGCGGCTCGTGCTGCCGCGGGACCAGGAGGGCAGCGGGCTGACGCGCGCGGTGCTGCGGGGCGGGCGGTTCCAGGGCGTGCTCGGGTTCGGCGACCTCGTGACGCGGGTGGCGGAGGCGTTGCGGTCGGAGGACCGGGTGCTCTGCTACGCCTACCACGCCGACCTGGACGCGCTCGGGCACGTGCACGGGCCGGGCAGTGAGGCGTGGCGGTGGCAGTTGCGGTTCGTGGACCGGTTGGCGGCGGCGGTGGCGGAGGGGTTGCCGGCCGGCGCGGCGCTGGTCGTGACGGCGGACCACGGGATGGTGGCGGCGGACGACCGGGTCGACTTCGACACCGACGACGTGCTCCGCGACGGTGTGCGGGTGCTCGGCGGGGAGGCGCGGGTGCGGCACGTCTACACGGCCGCGGCGGAGGCGGTGCGGGCCCGGTGGGCGGAGCGGTTGGGCGACCGGGCGTGGATCGCGTCGCGTGCGGAGGCCGTGGCGGCGGGGTGGTTCGGGCCTCGGGTCGACGAGCGCGTGCTGCCGCGGATCGGGGACCTGGTGGTGGCGGCGAAGGGGTCGCTGGCGGTGGTGCGTTCGACGGTGGAGCCGGGACTGACTACCTTTGTCGGGCACCACGGGTCCCTGACGGAGGAGGAGCAGCACATCCCGGTCCTGAACACGATCGGGTGATCATGGTCCGGACATGTACGGAAACAGTGTTCTCGTACCTCGGTTGGATATGACCGAGCGCCGACCACCCCACTCCGCCACCACAGGGCCCGCCCGGACCCGGTCCGGCATAGCATCACGTCGGCCGCACGGGTGAGCACGGCCGGCACGTGCCGGTCCGCGTCGGCCCACGTCGGCCCCCGTCCGGGACCACCGACGACCGCGGCCGCGACGGGAGGCGACGAGTGGAGCACGGGCCGGCCGCGGTGGACACGTCCGTCGCCGGGGTCGTGGAAGCCCGTTGGGGCGTCCGCCCGGAACCCGCGATCGCGCGCTACGCCGAGCCGGGCTGGCAGCTCTCCCCCGTGCCGATCGACCGCCGGTGCCCGACGTGCGAGGGCGAGCTCCACGGCCTCTACCGCGCCCACCCGGACCGCGGCCGGCAGCAACTGCAAGCCGCCGTGGCCTGCCCCACGTGCCCGGCGACGTTCACGCTGCGGGAGCTGAAGCTCGCGCAACGCTCCGTCCTGGGCGAGCTGCGCCCCGACGCGGTGTCCCGCCGGCTCGCGGAAGACGCCCAACTCGACGCCCTGGCCCGCACCTCCCGCGCCACCCACCGCCCCACCACCGCCCCTCCGCGCCCGCCGACGCCGCCGCGGACCACCCCGGCCACCGACCGGGACGCCGGGCTCGGGTTGGAGCTGCCGCTGGAACCGGGCTCGCCGGGGTCGGTGACGCGGGAGCCCCGGCGGCCGGGGACGGCGGCGGATGCGGCTGCGGAGCGGCGAGGGTCGGCGGGGCGAAGCAGCGCGGGATCGCGGTCGCGGGGGGAGGGTGGCGGCACCGGCGGGGGTTCGGCGCCACGGGATTCGGCAAGTGGGACCGGCCGTGGTTCGGGACGGTCGCCGCAAGTGCGGCCGGAAGCGGTCGAAGGGCCGGCACGGGCCCGTGGCCGACGAGCCGACCGTCGGCAGGATGGCGGGCCGGCGGATACGCCAGGGCCGGCCGAGGGGTCGGGCGGGCGGGGCGAGCCGGGGGTCGGAGCCGAGGTCGAGGCGGACGGCGCCGGTGCGGCCGGTGGCACCGGCGCGAGTGCGGCAGGTGGCACCGGTGCGGTGGACGGTGGGGAGCGGGGTGGGGCCGGCACCAGTGCGGCGGGTGGTGCCGGGCGGGATGGAGCCGGGGCCGGGGTTGGTGGCGGGGCGGCGGTCGGGCGGCCGGGACGGCGTACGTCGACGGTGGCGATGGCGGCGCGGATTCGGTCGATCCTCAGTGGGTCCGAGGGCGCGCCGGTGGCGCGGGCGGCGGCGGTGCCGGTGTTGCCGCCGGCGTTGGAGTCGCGGCCCGTGTGGTGGTGCAAGACGGTCGACCCGGCGTTCGAGGTGCCCGAGGTGCCGGCCGGGGTGGACGTTAGGGTCGTTTTGCCCGATTCGTCCGAGTTCGCGGCGGCCCGGGAACGGCTCGCGGCGGCGGGTGTGCCGTTCCGCGCCATTCGTCACTGGCTGGAGCAGGAGGAACTGTCCGCGACCGCCGCCACCGCCTGGCTGTCCGACGTCGGCGGTGTGGTGCCGGAACGCTGCGAGTCCGTGGTCGGCGAGGGTGCCCGCGCGGCCCGGTTGGCGTTCGAGATGGTCTGGGACCTGCACGACACCACCGGCTCCACGACCACCGGCGCCACGACCACCGCCCCCGACCCGGTTCCGATCGCCCGGTTCGTCCCCGACGACTGGGCCCGCTTCCTCCCGTTCCCCGTCCTCAACCCGACCCAGGCCCAAGCCGCGCCCCGCCTGGTGGACAGCGACTCCCACCTGCTGATCACCGCCCCGACCGGCGCGGGCAAGACGGCGATGGGCATGCTGGCCGTGCTCAAAGCGATCCTGCACGAGGGCCGCAAAGCCGCCTGGCTCGTCCCCCAACGCTCCCTCACCGACGAACTCGACCGCGAACTGGAGACCTGGCGCACCGAGGGACTGCGCGTCGAACGACTCTCCGGCGAGTACGCCGTCGACGTCGAAGCCGTCAAAGCCGCCGACCTCTGGGTGGCCACCACGGAGAAGTTCGAGGCGATCTGCCGCGCCAGTTCCCTGCAGGCCGCGCTCGGCGAGGTCGGCTGCCTGGTCGTGGACGAGATCCACCTGCTCGGCAGCCCCAACCGGGGTGCGCTGCTGGAAGCCCTGCTGGCCCGGGTGCGCGGCGCCGACTCGCCGGTCCGGATCGTCGGCCTCTCGGCGACCGTGTCCAACGCCGCCGAGGTCGCCGAGTGGCTGGAAGCCGACCTCGTGGCCACGACCTGGCGGCCGTCCAGGGTGACCTGGCAGCTGCCGACGATCCCGGCCGCCTCCGGCTTCACCGCGAACAACCGGCTGCGCGAGCAGGTGGTGCTGGACCTGACGCACCGCCACACCGCCGAGGGCGGCAGCGTGCTGGTCTTCTGCGGTTCCAAGCGCAACGTGCGCTCCACCGCGATGGCGATCGCCGCCGACCGGGGCGCGCCCGTGCACGCGGTCGCCGCCGACGACGTGGACGGTCTCGCCAAGGCGTGCGCGGAGGTCGGGGTCCGCCTGCACTACGCCGACTACGAGCACAAGCACGCCGCCGAACGGGCGTTCCGCGCGCGGGAAGCGGACGTCCTGGTGGCCACCTCCACCGTCGCGGCGGGGGTGAACCTGCCCGCGCGGGCGGTGATCGTCCGGGACGTGTCCATCGGCGGGGAGCCGATCGACACGTCCACGGTGCTGCAGATGTTCGGCCGGGCCGGGCGCATCGGCGCGGGTGAGGCGGAGGGCTGGTCGTACCTGGTCGTCGACGAGACGCAGCGCGCCGACTGGCAGACCAGGCTGGTGGCCGGGTACTCGGTGTACTCGCGGATCCGCGACTCGCTGCCCGACCACGTGCTGGCCGAGGTGCTCCAAGGCCGGATCGGCACGATGGACGACGCGCAGGCGTGGTGGGTCGAGACGTTGGCGCACGCGCAGGGGGACGACGACCTGGAGCCGGTGCAGGAAGCCGTCGCGTTCCTGGAGGACGAGGGCCACCTGGCGGTCACCGACGGCCGGCTCGCGATCACCGAGCTGGGCCGGTTGACCGCGCGGATGATGGTGTCGACCCACACCGGGCACCGGTTGCGCCGCACGCTCGGCCTGCTGCCCGTGCCGCGCGACCCGGACGAGGCGGAGAACGCGCTCAGCCTCGTGCTGTCGGTCGCGGTGCGGGACCTGGCGGGCATCCCGGTGCCGGAGCCGGTGCGGCCGGCCGTGGCGACGGTGATCAAGGCGGGCGGCCGCACGTCGCAGATCACGAACACGACGTCGGTCAAGGGCCTCGGTTCGCAGACGACGACCGCGCCCGGCGACCTGGCCTGGGCGGCGTTGCTCCTCGCGGCACGGTCGCCGCACCTGTTCGACGGGAAGCGGCGCGTGGCGGGGGGCATCCCGATGGCCACCCTGCACCCGGTGTACGAGCAGGCGCCGAGGTTCCTGGCGTGGCTGGCCGCGCAGGGCGTGCTGGGCACCGTGCACCCGTGGATCGCCGTGGTGGCCGCCGACCTGGACCACCGCGTCCGCTGGCGCGCGCTCGCGCCGCGACGGGGTGCGGGCCGGTTGTTGTGGATGTGCGAGGAGATGGCGACCCGCGCCCACCTCAGGGAGGTGGTGCCGGGCCTGTGGCGCTCGGCGGTCGCCCGCGGTGTCCGCTCCCCCGACTGGCCACCGGGGCGGTCACCGGCGGGCTGCGTGCTGGACCACGCCGGGTACACGGCGTTGCTGCGCGAACGGACCACCCACTACGCCCTCGCCGCGCACGCCGGGCACGCGACCGCCACCGGTGGCACGGGCGCCGCCGTGATCGCCTGGCGCGGCCGCACGTGGACCGAGCCGTCGACGTCCGCCACGATCGCCTACCCGGAGGCCGAGGACGACGAGCCGGGCGTGGCCGTGTTCACCCGCCGCGGCGACTACCGGGCCACCGGGTGGCTCGACGCCTACACGAGCCTGGCCGCGCCCACCGACGACCCTCCCGCGCCACCCGGGCGGACCCGTCGCGGCCTCGGCCGGTGATCGCACCGCCTACCGCTGTGCGATCGCCTCGTCGAGCATCGGCGTGAGGGTGCGGCTGAAGGCGGCGTTCAGGTGGTCGGCGTCGTAGTAAACCGCGATGTTGCCGATCACGGCGTGGCACTTGCGCTCGTCGCAGAAGTAGTCGCTGAAGTCCACCAACGCCACGTCGGGGTTGGTGCTGCTCCGGGCGACCTCCGTCAGCGGGTCCGCGGGCTGCGCCACGGCGCGGTCCACCGCGCACACCGCCGGGTCGGCGGGGTTGAGCGCCACGCACTGGTAGTCGCGCACCTCGGCGTTCAGCGGCGGGTCGCCGAGCACGACCACGCGCGCGCCGCCGTCGGTCCACCGCTTCCACCGCGGTTCGAGGCCGTCGCGGTACTGCTCGGTCTGGGAGCGGCCGCTGCCGTCGTCCACGGTCTCCTTGCGGGAGAAGAACGACGTCAGCACCAGCGACGGCGAGTCCTCGGCGACCGCGTCGGTGATCCGCGCGGTCCAGTCGGTGCACTTGCGCTTGGTCTCCTCGGGCGCGACGCCGCGGTAGCCGACGAAGTCCACGTCCGCGAACGGGCACCCGCCGAGGTAGGCGTACTTGAACACCCAGCCGCGCTCGCGGGCCAGGTCCGCGATCGGCGGCTGCCACTGCTGGGCGTGCGAGTCGCCGACGAGCCACACCGACGGGGCGGTGGCGGAACCGCCGCTGTAGTCGCACACCACCGCGTCGGCGACACCGTCGAGGGACGCGCAGCCGGGCGGCTGCCTGAAGTACTCGTTGGCCGGCCCCATGTCGACGACCTTCGCCGGTCCCAGCGGGTCCGGGCAGCCGTGGGACGGGATCAGCGCCTGCGCGCCCGCGCACGGCCCGGTGCCGTGCGAGGCGACGTCGCGTTCGGCCTGTGCGACGTGCCGCCCGTAGGTCCAGTTCAACGCGCCCGCGGCGACGGAGACGACGACCAGGCCGGCCACCATCGCGGCGAAGGTGGCGCCGGTGCCGAGGCGCACCGCGATGCCCCGGTCCTCGACCAGGACCTTGGACAGGTACGCGAGCACGAGCGACGCGGCGAGCACGACGAGCAGGTAGGGGGTGGTCATCCGGCCGGCTCGCAGGGCGTCGCCGAACGCGAACGGTGCGAGGATGATCAGCGGCCAGTGCCACAGGTACAGCGAGTAGCTGATGCCGCCGAGGAACTGCACGGGCGAGGACGCGGTGACGGGCGCGTGCCACTGCCGTCCGGGTCGTTGCCCGGAAGCGATGACGAGCGCCGTGCCGACGGTCGGCACCAGCGCCAGGTAGCCGGGGAAGGGGGTGCCGTGGCCGTAGGCGAACGCGGACCCGAGGATCATCGCGAACCCGACCGCCGAGGCGGCCCCCGAGAACCGCTTCGACAGCTCCACCCCGGTCAGCGCGACGAGCGCGCCGAGCGCGAACTCCCACACCCGGACCGGCGTGACGAAGTAGGCCTGGGTCGGTTCGACCTGCGTGTAGTGGACGCTGAACGCCAGGGAGGCCGCGCCGACCGCGGCGATGCCGACGATCTGGGCCCGCCGTTGCCGGATCTTGAAGAGCAGCACCAGCAGCAGCGGCCAGACCAGGTAGAACTGCTCCTCCACGGACAGCGACCAGTAGTGCTGCACGAGGCTGGCCGCCGCGTTCGCCGCCGAGTAGTCGACCGACTTGGCCGCGAGGAGCCAGTTCTCCCAGTACAGGGCGCTGGCGAACGACTCGGCGGCGGTCGCCTGCCACCGCGGGTACGGCAGCAGGAAGTAGGCGGCCACGATGCTCACGAGCAGGACCAGCATCGCGGCGGGCAGCAGCCGGCGGACGCGGCGGGCGTAGAAGCGGCCGAGGCGGACGCGGCCGGTGGAGGTGATCTCCCGGTCGAGGTGCGAGCTGATGAGGAAGCCCGAGATGACGAAGAACACGTCGACGCCGACGTAACCGCCGGTGAGCCCGCCGGGCCAGAGGTGGTTGACCACGACGGCGAGCACCGCGATGGCGCGGAGGGACTGGATGTCGGTGCGGAACGCCGCGGATCTTCGGGGGCGGGCGGGCGCGCGTTCCTCCAGGATCGTACTCACGCTTTGGCTCGTCCCCCACACGTGTATAGCAACTACAGGCTGTTAGCGCGGGAGAGTACAGGAGCGCGCCACGCCGGCCCGAATCACGGACGAGCCGCCCCCGTTCGCCTCTGACCTCGAAGGACAAGTGATGGTGAGCTACCCGCCCGAACCGTGGGAGTTGCACGGCCACGCGTGCGTGTCGGTGTGGCTGGTCCGGACGACCGCGCTGCCCCCGCTGCCCGTGCGGCCGGTGACGGTGCTCGGGCGGGCCGTGGTCGGCACGGCGTTCGTGGACTACCGGCCGCCCGGCATGGCCTACCACGAGGTGCTGGCCGCCGTGCTGGTGCGCCGCGGGGCGCGGTTCGGGGTGTCGATCACGCGGATCTGGGTGGACAGCCCGGCGTCACGGGCGGGCGGCCGTGAGCTGTGGGGCATCCCGAAGGACTTGGCCGAGTTCGAGTGGGACGGCGATCTGGCCGCGTCGGCCCGGGACGGGCACGGCCCGATCGCGGCGGTCCGGGCCCGGTCGCCGAGGGTCGGCGTGCGGCTGCCCGTGGCGGGGTCGACGTGGCAGGCGTTCGGCGACGGTGTGGCCCGCACCCCGCTGCGCGCCACCGGCCGGGTGACCCCGGTCCGGGTGACCTGGCAAGTCGAGCCGTCGGGTCCGCTGGGCTGGCTGCTGCCCCACCGGCCGCTGCTCGGCCTCGTCGTCCGGGACCTGTGGCTGCGGTTCGGGCCGCGCCGGCGCTAGCGGGGTCACGGGCCGGTCGACCGCTTCGGCGAACGGCCGGCCCGATCGCGTCACGTCCCCGGGGTGGAGCGCAGGAACGCGGCCAGCCCGTCCAGCAGCCGGTCCACCTCCGCCTCGGTCGAGTACGGCGCGAGGCCCACCCGCAGCCCGCCGGCGTCGCCGAGCCCGAGCCACCGGGACGTCTCGATCGCGTAGAACGAGCTCGCCGGCGCGTTCACGCCCACCCCGGCCAGGTACCGGTAGGCGTCCGCGGCCGCGTGCTCGGCGAACGTCACCAGCACGGTCGGCGTGCGCAGCCGGGCCCGTGACCACACGACCGCGCCGGGCAGCTCCGCCAGCCCCGCCTCGACCCGGTCCCGCAACCGGTCCTCGTGCTCGCCCACCACCGCCAGCGACGCCGCGATCCGATCGCGCCGGGTGCCCGTCGACGGGGCCAGGCCGGCGATGAAGTCCACGGCGGCCGTGCAGCCGGCCAGCACCTCGTACGGCAGCGTGCCCAGCTCGAACCGCTCCGGCACGGCGTCCGACGACGGCAGCAGCTTGTCCGGCCGCAGGTCCGCCAGCACCTCCGGCCGACCCGCGACGACGCCGCAGTGCGGGCCGAAGAACTTGTACGGCGAGCAGGCGAAGAAGTCCGCGCCGATCGCCGCCACGTCCACCGGGTGGTGCGCGGTGTAGTGCACGCCGTCCACGTAGAACAGCGCGCCGCGCTCGTGCGCCTGTGCACCGATCCGCGCCAGCTCCGGTCGCGTGCCGATCAGGTTCGAGGCCGCCGTGACGGCCACCAGCCGGGTGCGGTCGGACAGCGCCTCGGCGACGTCGTCCAGCTCGCCGGTCGCCGGGTCGAACCCGACCCACCGCACGACCGCGCCCACCGCCTCGGCCGCCTGCACCCACGGCCGCACGTTCGCGTCGTGGTCGAGCCGGGTCACCACGACCTCGTCGCCGGGCGACCACGTGCGGGCCAGCGCGCGGGCGAAGTCGTAGGTCAGCTGGGTCATGCTGCGCCCGAACACCACACCCTCGGGTGACGCGCCGAGCAGGTCGGCCAGGGCCCGGCGGGCGTCGAGCACGATCGCGTCGGCCGCGCGTTCGGCGGCGGTGACGGTGCCGCGGTTGGCCAGGGGGGACACCATCGCGTCCCGCACGGCGTCCGCGACGGGGGCGGGCACCTGCGAGCCGCCCGGGCCGTCGAAGTGGGCGGTGCCGGTGGCCAGGGACGGGAAGCGGGCGCGGACGGACTCGACGTCGTAGGTCATGGCACCACTCTGCTGCTGTTCCACATCGGACTCCAGTGGCACCCGTCACGTTCCGGCCTTGACAGTGGTCCAACCAATCGGCGAGGCTCGTGGAAGCGCTCTCACGAGTTGTCGCCCGTGGAGCGCCCGTCGTCCCGGTCGCCCTGAACCGGCCGGGAGGCGGCACGACCCGCCCTGCACGGAGGAGTCGCAACGATGCGCACCCTGACGAAGTGGTTGAGCGCCTTCGCCGCGCTCGCCACCTCGGCCTCACTGGCCGCCGCCACACCGGCCGCGGCCGTCGGTCCCGACCTGCTGCCGCTGACCGTCACCAACAACAGCGGCCGCGCGGAGGCCGTCCACCTGTACGTCCTGGGCACGGACATCCGGCCCGGCGGACGCCTCGGGTACGTCAACCAGTCGGGCGCGTTCACCCCGTGGCCGGCCGGCGCGAACCCGCCCGTGCCCGCACCGGACGTGTCGATCGCGGGACCGGCGAACGGTGGCAGCGTGACGCTGCGCGTGCCGCGGTTCATCTCCGGCCGCGTCTACATGTCGTTCGGCGAGAAGCTGAAGTTCTTCCTCACCCCGGACGGCCTGGTGCAGCCCGCGCCGTGGTCGCCGGGCGACCCCAACCGGGACATCCTGTTCGACTGGAGCGAGTTCACCTACAACGACGCGGGCCTGTGGTTGAACAGCTCGCAGGTGGACATGTTCGCCGTTCCGCACGCGGTCACCGTCACCGGAGCCGGCGGCGCCACCAAGAAGACCGGTGAGCTCGTCGCCGGCGGCCGTGACAACGTGATCAACGGTTTGCGCGGCCAGGCGGGCTGGGCGAACACGGTCCGGACCCGTGGCGACGGCACGGTGGTGCGCGTGCTCGCGCCGGGCAAGGCCGCCGACGCGGGCCTGTTCGACCGCGGCTACCTGGACCCGTACATCACGCAGGCGTGGAACGCCTACACCACCAAGACGTTGACCGTGGTGCCGTTCGGCGACCGGCCGGACATCCGCTACTTCGGCCGCACGTCGGGCACGACGTTGGCGTTCACCGACTCGGCCGGCAGGCAGGTGGCGTCGTTCGCCAAGCCGTCGACGGCGAACGTGTGGGGTTGCGACGGCGCGCTGCACGCGCCCAACGACCAGGTCGTCGGCCCGATCGCGCGCACGTTGTGCGCCGCCCTGCACCGCTCCACGCTCGGCACGATCGACACCCAGCCCGGCGGCGGCCCCGCGGACTTCTACCAGGGTGCGATCACCAACCACTACTCGCGGTTGGTGCACCGGAACATGGTGGACGGCAAGGCGTACGGGTTCGCGTTCGACGACGTGCAGGCGCAGGAGTCGTTGGTGCACGACGGCGACCCGCGTTCGGCGGGGATCATCCTGACCCCGTTCACGGGCGGCGGCGGCACTCCTCCGCCGGGATCCGCGAACAGCATCGTCAGCGCGTGGCACGGCAAGTGCGTCGACGTGCCGAACTGGAACTTCGCCGACGGTCAACGCCTGATCGTGTGGGACTGCACGGGCGGCACCAACCAGAAGTGGGAGGCGACCGCCGGCACGTTCCGCACGGAGAACAACATGTGCATGGACGTCGCCTGGGGCTCGACCGCCAACGGCGCGGCCATCCAGGTCGCCAGGTGCAGCGGCAACCCGGCCCAGCACTTCGTCCTGACGGCCGCCGGCGACCTCGTCAACCCGCAGGCGAACAAGTGCGTCGACATCGCCGACTGGAATCCGAACAACGACGCGGTGCTCCAGTTGTGGGACTGCGCCGGCACGGCGAACCAGAAGTGGCGGCGCGGCTGACACCGGACCGGGACGCGGCGCGACTCCTCGTCGCGCCGCGTCCACTTCGTACCGCCTTGCTCATGGGCATCGCGGTATGATCAGGAAGGCGCGTCCTATCGGCACTTCGCCGGGTCACCCAGACGAGTGATCTTGCAGTCGACATCACATAAAACGCCGTTATCCAGCCTCTCGAACGTCGGTTGAAACAACGAGGCCGCCAACCAACCGCCCCCGCCCCCAACCCACCCGATCCCCCAACCCACCCGATCCCCGGACCCCGGCCCCTGGCCCTTGACCCCCGATCCCGGCATCACGACACAACCCGCAACAGCAACCAGCACACCGCCCAAGACGCACCCAGCGGCCGAGCAGCCGCAGCACGACCGGGCCACCCACCACTGCCACCGGATTACTGGCCACCACTGGACCACCGACCACTGACCACTGACGGGACCGCTCACCGCGACCGGGCGACCTCACAGGAAGTCCCGGAACCACCCGCCCGCCAGGTGCGCGACCTCGTCCAACGCCCCCGGCTCCTCGAACAGGTGCGTCGCCCCCTCGACCACCTCGAGCCGCCACAACGCGGGCAACTGCGACGCCGCCGCACGGTTCAGCTCGAGCACCTCCCGGTCCCGGCCGCCCACGATCAGCAGCGTCGGCGCCTGCACTCGTGCCAGCGCACGTCCCGCCAGGTCCGGCCGGCCGCCGCGTGACACCACGGCCCGCACGAGGTAGGTCCCCGCCGCCGCCACCAGCGCCGCCGCCGCGCCCGTGCTCGCACCGAACAGGCCGATCGGCAATCCGCGCGTCGCCCGCGCCCGCGACGTCCACTCCACCGACGCCGCCACCCGCTCGGCCAGGAGCCCGATGTCGAACCGCAGCCGGCCCGTGACGCGGTCCTCGCGGTCCTCGTGCTCGGTCAGCAGGTCGAGCAGCAGGGTCGCGTAGCCGTCCCGGCGCAGGGACCCCGCCACGGCCTGGTTGCGTGCGCTGTGCCGTGAGCTGCCCGAACCGTGCGCGAACACGACCACGCCGGCCGGGTCCGCCGGAACGCCGAGGTCAGCGGCCAGGTCGACGCCCCAGGCGTCGACCGACACCGCCATCGTGCCGCTCCTCGTCATGCCCCCGGGGGTTCACCGCGCCACCCCGGGGCAAACGGGCCGTGTCCCCGATCGGGGGTGCGGGTAACCCGTCGGTGTGCCCCATCACGCACCCGGAGGAGCGACGCGAATGGCCGACGAGCACACCTATCGAGCGCCGATGTCCGAGCAGCAGGAAGAGCTCGAACCCGGTTGGGGCACGACGCACAGCGCACCCGCCACCGGTTCGTCGGGCCACCAGTACACCGCGCCCGACGACCGCGGTGACCTCACCGACGACGAGCCCACCTCGATCGCCGACGAAGCCGGGTTCGACCACCTGCTCGGACCCGAGGACGCGGCGATGCACGTCGAGGACGAAGACGGCCGGCCGGCGGAGTGAAACACCGCCGGAGAGCCGGAGAAAGGGGCGCGCCAGGGTTGGGCCGCCCCGCGACTCAAAGTCCCGGAGCGGACCCCACCACCGGGCGGCGGGCATGACGGCGGCGACCACGTCGGCCCAGGTCGCGTCCCACA is a window from the Saccharothrix saharensis genome containing:
- a CDS encoding alkaline phosphatase family protein, with product MDPRVPRYGSGSLADVVPSLLAGMGVPGMVDVLGVSGPSRVCVLLVDGLGWGLLREHAADAPFLASLAGSAITAGFPSTTATSLAALGTGLPTGEHGLVGYSFADGGEVVNALRWSRYGSAAHVDLRDVLVPEEVQPRRTAFEVAADAGVAVRLVLPRDQEGSGLTRAVLRGGRFQGVLGFGDLVTRVAEALRSEDRVLCYAYHADLDALGHVHGPGSEAWRWQLRFVDRLAAAVAEGLPAGAALVVTADHGMVAADDRVDFDTDDVLRDGVRVLGGEARVRHVYTAAAEAVRARWAERLGDRAWIASRAEAVAAGWFGPRVDERVLPRIGDLVVAAKGSLAVVRSTVEPGLTTFVGHHGSLTEEEQHIPVLNTIG
- a CDS encoding DinB family protein; this encodes MTTERVGPPLRGGERETLRAFLDHHRATLALKCDGLSTEELRRRSMPPSTLTLLGLVRHMAEVERTWFRRVIAHEDVPLVWSPDGDFQVAYDASTATGSEAFEAWQAEVEHARRIEREAESLDVTGHHERWGEDVSLRLVMLHLIHEYARHNGHADFLREGIDGTVGA
- a CDS encoding acetoacetate decarboxylase family protein is translated as MVSYPPEPWELHGHACVSVWLVRTTALPPLPVRPVTVLGRAVVGTAFVDYRPPGMAYHEVLAAVLVRRGARFGVSITRIWVDSPASRAGGRELWGIPKDLAEFEWDGDLAASARDGHGPIAAVRARSPRVGVRLPVAGSTWQAFGDGVARTPLRATGRVTPVRVTWQVEPSGPLGWLLPHRPLLGLVVRDLWLRFGPRRR
- a CDS encoding DEAD/DEAH box helicase, whose translation is MAARIRSILSGSEGAPVARAAAVPVLPPALESRPVWWCKTVDPAFEVPEVPAGVDVRVVLPDSSEFAAARERLAAAGVPFRAIRHWLEQEELSATAATAWLSDVGGVVPERCESVVGEGARAARLAFEMVWDLHDTTGSTTTGATTTAPDPVPIARFVPDDWARFLPFPVLNPTQAQAAPRLVDSDSHLLITAPTGAGKTAMGMLAVLKAILHEGRKAAWLVPQRSLTDELDRELETWRTEGLRVERLSGEYAVDVEAVKAADLWVATTEKFEAICRASSLQAALGEVGCLVVDEIHLLGSPNRGALLEALLARVRGADSPVRIVGLSATVSNAAEVAEWLEADLVATTWRPSRVTWQLPTIPAASGFTANNRLREQVVLDLTHRHTAEGGSVLVFCGSKRNVRSTAMAIAADRGAPVHAVAADDVDGLAKACAEVGVRLHYADYEHKHAAERAFRAREADVLVATSTVAAGVNLPARAVIVRDVSIGGEPIDTSTVLQMFGRAGRIGAGEAEGWSYLVVDETQRADWQTRLVAGYSVYSRIRDSLPDHVLAEVLQGRIGTMDDAQAWWVETLAHAQGDDDLEPVQEAVAFLEDEGHLAVTDGRLAITELGRLTARMMVSTHTGHRLRRTLGLLPVPRDPDEAENALSLVLSVAVRDLAGIPVPEPVRPAVATVIKAGGRTSQITNTTSVKGLGSQTTTAPGDLAWAALLLAARSPHLFDGKRRVAGGIPMATLHPVYEQAPRFLAWLAAQGVLGTVHPWIAVVAADLDHRVRWRALAPRRGAGRLLWMCEEMATRAHLREVVPGLWRSAVARGVRSPDWPPGRSPAGCVLDHAGYTALLRERTTHYALAAHAGHATATGGTGAAVIAWRGRTWTEPSTSATIAYPEAEDDEPGVAVFTRRGDYRATGWLDAYTSLAAPTDDPPAPPGRTRRGLGR
- a CDS encoding acyltransferase family protein, translated to MSTILEERAPARPRRSAAFRTDIQSLRAIAVLAVVVNHLWPGGLTGGYVGVDVFFVISGFLISSHLDREITSTGRVRLGRFYARRVRRLLPAAMLVLLVSIVAAYFLLPYPRWQATAAESFASALYWENWLLAAKSVDYSAANAAASLVQHYWSLSVEEQFYLVWPLLLVLLFKIRQRRAQIVGIAAVGAASLAFSVHYTQVEPTQAYFVTPVRVWEFALGALVALTGVELSKRFSGAASAVGFAMILGSAFAYGHGTPFPGYLALVPTVGTALVIASGQRPGRQWHAPVTASSPVQFLGGISYSLYLWHWPLIILAPFAFGDALRAGRMTTPYLLVVLAASLVLAYLSKVLVEDRGIAVRLGTGATFAAMVAGLVVVSVAAGALNWTYGRHVAQAERDVASHGTGPCAGAQALIPSHGCPDPLGPAKVVDMGPANEYFRQPPGCASLDGVADAVVCDYSGGSATAPSVWLVGDSHAQQWQPPIADLARERGWVFKYAYLGGCPFADVDFVGYRGVAPEETKRKCTDWTARITDAVAEDSPSLVLTSFFSRKETVDDGSGRSQTEQYRDGLEPRWKRWTDGGARVVVLGDPPLNAEVRDYQCVALNPADPAVCAVDRAVAQPADPLTEVARSSTNPDVALVDFSDYFCDERKCHAVIGNIAVYYDADHLNAAFSRTLTPMLDEAIAQR